The Plectropomus leopardus isolate mb chromosome 7, YSFRI_Pleo_2.0, whole genome shotgun sequence genome window below encodes:
- the LOC121946051 gene encoding sialoadhesin-like, whose protein sequence is MCGQVAKSCWLLLTLSLKGILAGDWSVHIPGPICAVIGSTVVLPCSYDYPQSSNETKEEGRLPAQDGGEIQQYKVLSEMWCLENSRCITPRYVFHSNGIALDPSYQNRVEYLGQPGTKNCSLRISDLRPSDSGAYVFYLITSHPTQKMPEQSGVQLLVTESSSTVAVLASPPSDATEGTALRLACCSLADSPQVSYRWYKSTSTTPRHTGQVWNISEVTSEDSGSYYCQLQTEDQVENSSMLKVNVEYSPRNTVVSVSPAKELQDGVPVTLTCSSDANPPVRTYTWYQGKACLPTADKSFHPARQSMAKPAGGGLTLSSASITTKEHGQHCCVARNRHGSDTYIVTLTSPNNSLGSRLLVVGVTICVLLAIMAIVAFVMARRRKTSTHQSYVLTQTTATSP, encoded by the exons ATGTGTGGACAAGTGGCAAagagctgctggctgctgctcaCACTCTCTCTGAAAG GTATACTTGCAGGTGATTGGTCCGTTCATATCCCCGGTCCtatctgtgctgtgattggttcTACTGTTGTTCTCCCTTGTTCCTATGACTACCCCCAAAGTTCTAATGAAACCAAGGAAGAGGGACGGCTCCCTGCTCAG gATGGGGGAGAGATACAACAGTACAAAGTTTTGTCTGAGATGTGGTGTCTCGAAAACAGTCGTTGCATCACACCAAG ATATGTCTTCCACAGTAATGGTATCGCCCTCGATCCATCCTACCAGAACAGGGTGGAGTACCTGGGTCAACCAGGAACAAAAAACTGTTCCCTGAGGATTTCTGATCTGAGACCGTCGGACAGCGGAGCATACGTGTTTTACCTCATCACCAGCCATCCTACACAGAAGATGCCAGAGCAGAGTGGTGTACAGCTGCTGGTGACAG AGTCCTCCAGCACAGTCGCAGTGTTAGCAAGTCCCCCCAGTGACGCCACCGAGGGCACGGCCTTACGTCTGGCCTGCTGCAGCCTTGCGGACAGTCCACAGGTCAGTTACAGATGGTACAAAAGCACAAGCACCACCCCGAGACATACTGGACAGGTGTGGAACATCAGTGAGGTTACATCCGAAGACTCTGGCAGCTACTACTGTCAGTTACAGACTGAAGATCAAGTGGAAAACTCATCAATGCTGAAAGTTAATGTAGAGT ACTCTCCTCGAAACACAGTTGTCTCAGTGTCTCCTGCTAAGGAACTACAGGACGGAGTTCCTGTGACTCTGACCTGCAGCAGTGATGCTAACCCACCTGTGCGCACATACACCTGGTACCAGGGTAAAGCATGTCTCCCTACAGCAGACAAAAGCTTTCATCCAGCAAGACAATCCATGGCTAAGCCTGCAGGAGGAGGCCTGACACTCAGCAGTGCCAGCATCACCACTAAGGAACACGGGCAGCACTGCTGTGTAGCACGCAACAGACATGGATCAGACACTTACATCGTAACGCTCACAAGTCCCAACA ACTCTTTGGGAAGCAGATTGCTGGTTGTGGGAGTGACCATTTGTGTTCTACTGGCTATTATGGCCATAGTGGCCTTTGTTATGGCAAG GAGACGGAAAACATCCACACACCAGTCATATGTCCTCACCCAGACAACTGCTACGTCACCTTAA